From Carnobacterium alterfunditum DSM 5972:
GAGACGTCATCGCTGAAGAAACAGATGTTCCGGTTTTTGTAGCAAATGAACCATTGGATTGTGTAGCACTTGGTACAGGTGATTCACTAAAACACATCAACATGTACAAAAAAAGAGCAAATAGATAAGCAAGCCTAAATAAGGTTATAAAGGTGCGGGAAGTTTATTTTCTTCTCGCATATTTTCATGTAAAAAAGAAATAAGTTAGGCAAGTTATTTAGGTTAACTTATGTTAAAATAAAGGAAGCCTGTAAAATTAATGAGGTGATATTTTGAATCAGTTTTTTTCAAATAAAAAACTAATCATTTTATTAGTAAGTATGATTGTTTCTTTAGGTCTGATAGCTTTTTCAATTACAGGAAGCGGAAATATTCCTATCATTCAACAGCTTACTAATGATATTACAGCAGTTGTATCTCGTGTGGTAGCAAAACCGACGAATGCAGTTGTTGATTTTTTAGAATCAGTAGATGGTCTGAAAAATACGTACGAAGAAAATCAATTGTTAAAATCAAAAATCGATAAATTGTACGAAACAGAAATGGAAATTGCAGATTTAAAACAAAACAACGAAAAACTCAAAGAGCAATTAAGTTTGATCGATACATTATCTGATTACGAATCCATTAATGGAGAAGTATTAAGTCGTAACCCTGACAGTTGGGTCGATAAAATCGTAGTCGACAAAGGAAGTCAAAATGGTATCGAATTAGACATGTCTGTGATGTCGGGCAATGGACTGATAGGGCGTGTTGTTGAAGTCAATCCTACTAGTTCTAAAATTCAATTAGTAACAACGTTAGATCAAAATAATAATCGAGTTGCTGCTTCTGTTGATACAGATGATGGAGTCATACACGGTATCGTTAATGGGTATGATGCTGAAACAAATCGGTTGATCTTGAAACAAGTTACCACCGAAGCGGAATTAAAAGAAGGTGACAAAGTTATGACTTCTGGTTTAGGAGGCATAGCTCCTAGCGCACTACTGATTGGAACAATTGATGAAGTTAAATTAGATTCTTTTGGACTGTCTCAGGAAGCCTACATCGTCCCGGCAGCAGATACAAATGATATTCGTTACGTGACATTTATTAAACGAACCGCTGAAAGTGGTGAGTAAATGATAGAGAATTGGAAAACTTCTACTTTGATTCCATTAGTTATTACCTTTTTCTTTTTGTTGGATGGTATATTGACTGTTATTTTTTCAGAGCAATTTCTTGAAGGTACGAAGGTAATGACTCCAAGACTAATCGTCTTAGTTCTTATTTTGATGTCTTTTTATATACCAAGGAGTAGGATGCTCGTATACAGTATTATTTTTGGATTGGTTTATGATAGTTATTATGTAGGGATTCTTGGTGTATATGTCCTTTTATTTCCTTTAGTTGTTTACTTAACGGAAAAAATGAAAAAAGTTCTCAATCCGAATCCTATCGTTATTGGTATGATGATCATTGTTAATTTAAGCCTAATAGAAACTTACCTTTACCTATTTTATCAAGTATTAGGTTACACAACAATTAATTGGGCAACGTTTTTGGCAGACCGATTGGGACCAACGTTGCTATTAAATTTAGTCTTATTTATTGCAGTATTTTATCCTTTGAAAAAAACTATTGAACGTATTCAAGAATAGTAGACAGTAATAATG
This genomic window contains:
- the mreD gene encoding rod shape-determining protein MreD; its protein translation is MIENWKTSTLIPLVITFFFLLDGILTVIFSEQFLEGTKVMTPRLIVLVLILMSFYIPRSRMLVYSIIFGLVYDSYYVGILGVYVLLFPLVVYLTEKMKKVLNPNPIVIGMMIIVNLSLIETYLYLFYQVLGYTTINWATFLADRLGPTLLLNLVLFIAVFYPLKKTIERIQE
- the mreC gene encoding rod shape-determining protein MreC; this translates as MNQFFSNKKLIILLVSMIVSLGLIAFSITGSGNIPIIQQLTNDITAVVSRVVAKPTNAVVDFLESVDGLKNTYEENQLLKSKIDKLYETEMEIADLKQNNEKLKEQLSLIDTLSDYESINGEVLSRNPDSWVDKIVVDKGSQNGIELDMSVMSGNGLIGRVVEVNPTSSKIQLVTTLDQNNNRVAASVDTDDGVIHGIVNGYDAETNRLILKQVTTEAELKEGDKVMTSGLGGIAPSALLIGTIDEVKLDSFGLSQEAYIVPAADTNDIRYVTFIKRTAESGE